One Bacteroidetes Order II. bacterium genomic region harbors:
- a CDS encoding mannose-1-phosphate guanylyltransferase, translated as MEQPSKSLFAVIMAGGVGTRFWPHSRQAKPKQFLDVFGSGTMIQATLGRLAGLVAPENCLVVTNQQYQPLTQLQLPILPIENILGEPMSRNTAPCIAWAAAELFKKDPNATMIVLPADHLIANVRRFQQVLRTAIAQAQEPGSLVTIGIEPTHPETGYGYIQFDTTAYEVDEDGLVACPVKAFAEKPDLETAERFLATGEFLWNSGMFVWRADTILDEIQKHMPDLAEAFQPVLNTQTVTDEMVLKAFSSSPKTSVDYGIMEPAEKVFVVPGNFGWNDVGDWRAVYDLNDKDQQGNALRGKVVCEDASRNLVFAGDKLVAVVGMHDTIVVNTPDALLVCHKEATQKVKNVVEFLNSNGLEAHT; from the coding sequence ATGGAACAGCCCTCTAAATCTTTATTTGCCGTCATTATGGCAGGCGGGGTTGGAACCCGTTTCTGGCCTCATAGCCGTCAGGCCAAACCCAAACAGTTCTTAGATGTATTCGGAAGTGGCACGATGATTCAGGCCACTCTTGGAAGGCTGGCGGGCCTGGTTGCTCCAGAAAACTGTCTGGTTGTTACAAACCAACAATATCAACCCCTAACCCAGTTACAACTACCCATCCTGCCGATCGAAAACATCTTGGGTGAGCCGATGAGCCGCAATACAGCCCCTTGTATTGCATGGGCGGCTGCCGAGTTGTTTAAGAAAGACCCAAACGCTACCATGATAGTACTGCCCGCAGACCACCTGATTGCCAATGTTAGGCGCTTTCAGCAGGTACTCCGAACCGCTATTGCCCAAGCACAAGAGCCGGGCAGCTTGGTTACAATTGGCATAGAACCTACGCACCCCGAAACAGGCTATGGTTATATTCAGTTTGATACTACAGCCTATGAAGTGGATGAAGACGGATTGGTTGCATGCCCCGTAAAAGCCTTCGCCGAAAAGCCAGACCTCGAAACCGCCGAACGTTTTCTGGCTACGGGCGAGTTTCTATGGAACTCCGGCATGTTTGTCTGGCGGGCAGACACCATCCTAGACGAAATTCAAAAACACATGCCCGACCTTGCCGAGGCTTTTCAGCCCGTTCTCAACACCCAAACGGTCACAGACGAAATGGTCTTGAAGGCATTTAGTTCCAGTCCTAAAACATCGGTGGATTATGGTATTATGGAACCTGCCGAAAAGGTTTTTGTGGTTCCCGGAAATTTTGGTTGGAACGATGTGGGGGACTGGCGTGCGGTTTATGACCTGAATGATAAAGACCAACAGGGGAACGCCCTCCGAGGCAAAGTGGTATGCGAAGATGCCTCCCGAAATTTGGTTTTTGCAGGCGACAAATTGGTGGCGGTTGTCGGAATGCACGATACTATTGTGGTCAATACGCCTGATGCCCTTTTGGTCTGTCATAAAGAAGCCACACAAAAAGTCAAAAACGTGGTAGAATTTCTCAACAGCAATGGCTTGGAGGCGCATACCTAA